From the Candidatus Nitrosotenuis uzonensis genome, the window TGAGGATGTCACCACAGAATGGCTCCGCTCGCGCATTGCGACAGGCTCAATTATAATCCCGGCAAACAATACACGAAAACAAAAAGTCCACCGGGTGGGGATAGGCAAGGGACTCAAGACCAAAGTCAACGTCAACATAGGCACATCCACTCTCAAAGTTGATCTTGATGAGGAGATACAAAAAGCCAAAGTCGCAGTAAAGCACCACTCTGATACAATAATGGACCTCTCAGATGGCGGCGATGTGCGAAAAATAAGACAGGCACTTCTTGAGGCAGCGCCGATCACGTTCGGAACCGTTCCGATCTACGAAGCATACAACAACGCTATCGAAAAGCACAAGAACCCCATGGAGCTGACCGAGGATGACTTTCTTAACGCCTTTGAGAACAACGCCAAAGACGGCGTGGACTATACCACAATACACTCTGGGATATCCAAAGAGATTGCCAAGAGGATATTGAAGGTGCAAAGGTACGGTGGCGTAGTAAGCAAGGGCGGTACCATCACTGCAGCGTGGATGCTAAAATACGACAAGGAAAACCCGTACATTACTCATTATGATTATCTTATGGAGATTGCAAAAAAATATGACGTTACGTTCAGCCTCGGTGATGCACTAAGGCCCGGCTCAATACTTGACTCGCACGATGAGCTCCAGGTACAGGAGATGATAAACATCTCGCGGCTCGTCAAGCGTGCACACGAACATGACATACAGGTTATGGTAGAAGGACCAGGACACGTGCCGCTAAACGAGGTGGCAGCAAACGTCCGTCTCGCAAAATCGCTTATCGGGGACGTGCCATATTATGTCTTGGGCCCGCTGGTCACCGACATAGC encodes:
- the thiC gene encoding phosphomethylpyrimidine synthase ThiC, with protein sequence MGTQLAAARRGVITDEMKQVARDEDVTTEWLRSRIATGSIIIPANNTRKQKVHRVGIGKGLKTKVNVNIGTSTLKVDLDEEIQKAKVAVKHHSDTIMDLSDGGDVRKIRQALLEAAPITFGTVPIYEAYNNAIEKHKNPMELTEDDFLNAFENNAKDGVDYTTIHSGISKEIAKRILKVQRYGGVVSKGGTITAAWMLKYDKENPYITHYDYLMEIAKKYDVTFSLGDALRPGSILDSHDELQVQEMINISRLVKRAHEHDIQVMVEGPGHVPLNEVAANVRLAKSLIGDVPYYVLGPLVTDIASGYDHISSAIGAAIAASEGVDLLCYLTPAEHLALPNTEEVRAGLIAYRIAAHAGDLVKLREKAIIWDAKMTEARRTLDWERQISLSIDPEEAARIHNRTGQHTGNNVPCTMCGGACVYIMLPQQRKYTKDEQNLQQVEQDVS